The genome window CGGAAGAGTTCGAGAAGAACCTGGGGAAGAACCGGGCGTCGATCACGTTGCCGTTGGCGAAGTTCTCGCAGATATACGAGGACCACTTTACGTCGAACTCGACGTCGTGCACGTCGAGCTCGACGACGCTGCACTCGTCTGCGAAAGGGTCTACGAGGTCGTCTTCGCGGAACTCGACGAAGCACTCTTCGCGCAGCGGCAGCGACGAGGGGACAGCGTCCGGGTCTGTTTCTCCTACGTGGTCGCATGCGAACCTGGCCTCGCAGCAGAGccagcaacagcagctcTTGTCGACCGGATTGTCCACTATTTCCACAAccacatcaacaacaataaccAGTAGTAGCACTACGGCATTTGCACTGGATGCGATCCGTGCTGATGCTCAAGAAGCACAGAACACAGAGTCACAGTGCGCAGAGCTGCCTGACTCGTTCTACGCCGGAAACgtagaagaagttgacCCGCTGCAGGTAATCCAAACACTGGATTTCTTGGACAAACACCTCGACTTGTTCATCGAGGATCCCTCCTCCATCAAAACTACTATACAGTTCTACAACTGGGAAAACGCACGCGATACAGGTCGCAAAAGACACTTGCACTTCTACGAATTGCCCTTCCCATGGAGAGAAAACAGATACATTATCAACGGCTACAGATTCTACGATTCCCATTTCAAATCACTGCTCTCGGTCGTCAACTGGTACGGCTGGCACAATGAGACTTTGAACATCTGGTCCCACTTATTCGGTGCCTTTTACATCGTGTACCTGTTGCTCGTGCAGTTCCCATCGACAAAAGTTTACCAATCGCATGAAGTGCCCATGTTTGGCAAAATCATGGTTCAGGTTTTCCTTGTGGCAGGACTCAAATGTCTCATTTCGTCCTCCATTTGGCATACTCTAAATGGTACGTGCTGCTTATCACTGAGGTCAAAGTTCGCGTGTATTGATTACACCGGTATAACCGTGTTAATAACGGCATCTATACTGTCCACGGAATTCGTGTCCGTTTACAACGTTGCCACAGATTCGCTTTCCAACTCGATGATAGTGTACATGTCGCTATCTTTATGCTTAGGGGTGTTCGGATCCGTTATGAACTGGTCTCCCAATTTCGACAGGCCAGAATCAAGACCGTTCAGAATCGCATTTTACGTCGTATTAGCAGGGCTAGGTATGCTCTCATTTATTCATTTAACTATTGCTCATGGTATCGAGCAATCTTCCCAGTTCTTCCATCCATTGTGGAACAAATCATTGATATGGTACCTCATCGGTGTCGCGTTTTACGGATCATTCATACCAGAACGCTGGAGAACAGATGTCGAGCTTGATTGTGATATTCCAACAAACGCAGAACTATGCTCCAACCTCGATATCCTAACGAAACACAAACATTTACATTTTAGAGACGTTCCATCGAAGAAGTCTAGAACTGgtttcttttctctatGGTGGGTAGATTACGTCCTCTCATCTCATACAATATGGCATTTATTCGTGCTACTCGGAGTTATTGGTCACTATAACTCCTTGCTTGACATGTTCGAATTAAAGTGGCATTTGTAAAGAACTCTAGTTATGACATCCAATCTTCAAATTCCAATTCCGGATAATTTTCCCCTTCTGTAAATACTGAGAAACCTTTCGTCGGTTCAAATTCTCATTGCATAACTAATGACTTCCTCGACACATTGAAAGGACCAATTAGATGGAAAGTCAGGTTTATTTCAACTCCATTTTATTATCTTATACTTTATTTCattctattttatttttacttcCCCACTGACTTTCCAAGATGATAAACTAAAAATAATAGACGATCTGTAATCTATATTTCTAtaaaaattcaaagattccCACCATTTAACGAAGTATGATGTTCTTGTTACAACAATGACGCTCGGTCTATGATATCTGCACCATCAAAAACCTTCCCATCTCATTCATTCTTCCTTCTCACAATGTAGGAAAAGAGCTGTTTCTtaggaagaaaagaaaaaaattaagcCTGACAGAaaatctcatctcatcgcatctaCAATCAAGTAACATTAGTACATAAGTCGCAAATGATATGATGTTAGTTTTATTAGGAATGATACTGTTTACCCTAGACTACCAAGACAACTAAGATGGCAGTAATCAATCAGCCTTCGGGCCAGATCAAGTTGACAAACGTTTCTATGGTGAGGCTCAAGAAAGCCAAAAAACGGTTCGAAGTTGCTTGCTACCAGAACAAGGTTCAAGACTACAGAAATGGAGTTGAGAAGGATTTAGATGAGGTGCTTCAAATCAACCAGGTGTTTTTGAATGTATCTAAGGGTCAGGTGGCTTCAAAGGAGGACCTTCAAAAGGCTTTCCAAACTACCGATGTTGATGCCGTGATTAAGGAAATCATTTCAAAGGGTGAAATTCAACTATCAGAGAAGGAAAGACAGCTACAGCTcaacaaaatcaacaatGAGATGTTGACTATTATCAGTGCTAAATGTATCAATCCAAATTCCAAGAAGAGATATCCACCTACAATGATCCATAAGGCTCTCCTCGAGTTGAAGTTTAATGTTGTGGTTAACAAACCTGCAAAATTACAGGCTTTGGAGGCTATCAAGCTATTAGTATCCAAGCAAATTATCCCAATCGTCAGATCCAAAATGAAGATCAAGGTCGATGTCAGTTTGGAAACTCAGGGATCCACGGAACTAATTGAGCAGTTGAACAATATAATAAAGTCTGCTGACGTAAACAAATCCGAAACATCGTACTCCATCGTGGGCCTCATTGATCCAGTCGCATACAGAGAACTAGTAAACATGTGCAACGGAAAAGCAACCTTACAGGTATTGGACATGGCAGTGATCGAGGATACTAAATGAGTgattttttctctctcttacTGTATATACTTTATTCTATATTAAGATTATTCATTCATAAGCCTCTTTTATGGCTGCAAGCAGAAATATCAACTTCTCGAACGATTTAACCTCGGATTTTCTCCACAATTTTGTGCTTAATGTAATGACATAATCAGATGGAAGTCCCTGCTGTCCACCGAGTCTGGGGATAATCACTCTATCATATAACTGGGCTATTTGTGTGCAGATAATCGGGATCTTCATGTCGTTCGAATCGCCTAATTTCGTTATGACGTCGTAATGAGAAAGAGGGTCGCGCACAGGAGCATAATCATCAGCGAAGTCTCCCCCTTCGTTTCCAAAGTCCAATGCCAACTCCTGCTCCTGGTTCCCAAGCCCCTTCGATTTCAATTCATAAGTAGAATCCATCTCGCCATTGTAACGGATCTGCACAACTACTTTATTCTCATAATGACTAGCAAATATCCCCAGCTCTCCTGGAAAGTCACTGAAGACTTCGCTGTCCAGTTCTTTAACATGTTCAACAAACTTCATCTGAACCACAACCTCAATCCACTATCGCTAGTGTGGGCTTTTACAGACTACTTCCGCTCCCCAATTTTCTTCTAACCTATCTCATCTCGTATAGTAGTTTTTTTAAAGCAAACGAAATTCTTTAACATCAACAAACAATTTACGACGATCAGACACATCGGGACAATTTTTGTGTATCTGACATTATCATCTGTTCGAAGCTATTAGGAATCAATAACACCGTCGTTTTACTAACTAGTGCATGAGAGCTCTATAGATCCGAGATAGGTACGACATGGAGTTAAGACCGCCGT of Kluyveromyces marxianus DMKU3-1042 DNA, complete genome, chromosome 3 contains these proteins:
- the IZH3 gene encoding Izh3p, producing MKVVMPVVEDVAVIGSGLEEDHHYGDEMRGKTNSEQEYVALTRLARFIQAANQKLDRLESVLPSNPVSNTTNLPRKGFNMLRQRGRRFFRWNNSRAIEAEEGGVGEQTLVDLINSPDAPAFYKFLKRTTEELGAVLPDSDVETLFAEEFEKNLGKNRASITLPLAKFSQIYEDHFTSNSTSCTSSSTTLHSSAKGSTRSSSRNSTKHSSRSGSDEGTASGSVSPTWSHANLASQQSQQQQLLSTGLSTISTTTSTTITSSSTTAFALDAIRADAQEAQNTESQCAELPDSFYAGNVEEVDPLQVIQTLDFLDKHLDLFIEDPSSIKTTIQFYNWENARDTGRKRHLHFYELPFPWRENRYIINGYRFYDSHFKSLLSVVNWYGWHNETLNIWSHLFGAFYIVYLLLVQFPSTKVYQSHEVPMFGKIMVQVFLVAGLKCLISSSIWHTLNGTCCLSLRSKFACIDYTGITVLITASILSTEFVSVYNVATDSLSNSMIVYMSLSLCLGVFGSVMNWSPNFDRPESRPFRIAFYVVLAGLGMLSFIHLTIAHGIEQSSQFFHPLWNKSLIWYLIGVAFYGSFIPERWRTDVELDCDIPTNAELCSNLDILTKHKHLHFRDVPSKKSRTGFFSLWWVDYVLSSHTIWHLFVLLGVIGHYNSLLDMFELKWHL
- the SDO1 gene encoding guanine nucleotide exchange factor SDO1; this translates as MAVINQPSGQIKLTNVSMVRLKKAKKRFEVACYQNKVQDYRNGVEKDLDEVLQINQVFLNVSKGQVASKEDLQKAFQTTDVDAVIKEIISKGEIQLSEKERQLQLNKINNEMLTIISAKCINPNSKKRYPPTMIHKALLELKFNVVVNKPAKLQALEAIKLLVSKQIIPIVRSKMKIKVDVSLETQGSTELIEQLNNIIKSADVNKSETSYSIVGLIDPVAYRELVNMCNGKATLQVLDMAVIEDTK
- the IRC25 gene encoding Irc25p, whose translation is MKFVEHVKELDSEVFSDFPGELGIFASHYENKVVVQIRYNGEMDSTYELKSKGLGNQEQELALDFGNEGGDFADDYAPVRDPLSHYDVITKLGDSNDMKIPIICTQIAQLYDRVIIPRLGGQQGLPSDYVITLSTKLWRKSEVKSFEKLIFLLAAIKEAYE